One Candidatus Nitrososphaera evergladensis SR1 genomic window, GCCCGTCTACGACGTTGCAAACCCGCTGTGCAAGATGTGCGGCAGGCGCATGAAGTCGGAGGGCAGAAACAAGGGCTACCAGTGCGAAAAATGCAAGTTCCGCGACCAAAAGGCGCAGAAAATAATGGTGGAAAAAGTGCGCGCGATAAAGCCGGGATTGTACGTGCCTACGCCAAAGGCGCACAGGCACCTGACAAAGCCGGTGCACAGATACGGGATGGAGAAAACGGGTTTTCAATATACAACATCATACGTAAAGTAGCGGGGGGTGGATTTTCCGGATAGAAGTGTAGGTATCCTGTTGAACCACCGATCTGCGGGTTATGAGCCCGCCGGGATGACCTGGCTTCCCCACCCCGCTGACAACTTTTCTACGATGGGGGAATATATCTCTGCCTAAAGTCAGGGCACTTGATTATTGGACGGAATTTGCAGAACGCTCAAGTAATTGCTCTGCGTTATACGATCGCCGCGTTAATGCTTGGCAGCCTGAACAAAACCATTTTTGGCGGACGAAGATGGCTTTTTCATTGACTATGCTGTCAGTTGCAGTTGTGGCTATTGTTCTAGCTGCGATATTTGTCATGCCTAGCCAAAGAATCTTTTCGACGAGGATACCGGCGGTAGTGCAGAGCAGAGACTATACTCACATCTCTGAGGAACTAATCATGAATAACAGAGGATTGCGTACAGCTCTCGAGTGTGCGGATTCGCATTATGAAATTTTAAAGCGCACGGGATCACAAACACAGAATCCCATATCAGCGGATCCAAGTTGTGAAACAAAGATCAGTGCGTATGACGCAAGTATGATAAAGTCGCAGATTCCGGTGTTCTCGCTCGACGGGCATTATCTGTACCAGGTAGAACACGAAGGCAAATACCACACGATTTTAATGCTGCCCGAATGATTCATTTTAGCGCCGCATCGGATCTCTTCTTTCTAACATATGCCATTATGGCGATTATCGCAGCAGTCACTATTACCGCGTACGCGATTTTTATCGCTGCGTCATAAGCATTGCAAGCCGGCTGCTCGCATGGCATCTGTGCAAACAGCGCTTCAAGCATATATGGCTACGATAGCAATTACATGCACCTAAAGATTGCTAGAATTCCCCTTCTTCTTGCTGTTCCTGCTCTTCTTCCTGCTGCTGGCGCGCCCTTGCCGCTGCCTTTTCCCGCATCTCTGCAAGGCGCGACGCAAGCCATGCCCTCCAGTACGCGTCAAAATCAAGTGACGATTCGGCAGCAGACAAGGCAAAAGGGGGTTGCAGGCCAAACAATATAGGTTTATTTCTCCGCCTTGCGCGCTACGAATCATAATTATGAACGTCAAGTCTGCAAACGACGTCGACTTTGCCAAGCGCGGAGGCGTACTTCCCGTGATAGTGCAGGACCGCAAGACAAAGGACGTGCTGACGCTCGTCTACGCCAACAGAGAGGCGCTTGAAAACACGATAAAAACTGGAAACGCTTGGTTCTGGAGCACGTCGCGCAACAAGCTCTGGATGAAAGGCGAAGAATCTGGAAACGTCCAGCCGGTGCACGAGATCTTGGTTGACTGCGACTCGGACGCTTTGCTGTACATAGTAGATTCAGACAAGCCGATGTGCCACACAGGCGACCGGACCTGCTTCCATAATGTACTGAAACAGCCATAGCTTCTTCAAATTTCCTGCGAGCAGTGAAGAAGAATCACGAAAATTTGCAGGAAATTTTCTGTTAAGCATTACAATATCAATGCACTAGAAAGTTAAGCAATACTTAAAATGTGCTTAGAGACGTTCTAATAATAAGCTTTCAGAGAAAGGGCGTAAATCATGGGAAGTATCAAGTCATTAAAGTGCAGGGAGTGCGGCAAGGAATACGAGCCGCAGTTCCGGTACGTTTGTGAAGAGTGTTTTGGTCCGTTGGACGTGACATACAAAGAGGCGTCGTCGATAAACAGGCATACGTTTGACCTGAGGGAAAAGACCTACTGGCGCTATTTCGAGCTCCTCCCAGTTGCAGACAAGGCAAACATTGTCAGCCTCAACGCGGGGCTTACGCCGCTCCAGCACGCAGACAAGCTGGGCGAGCGCCTTGGATTGAAGAGCCTTTACATTAAAAACGACTCTGTCAACCCGACCTTTTCGTTCAAGGACAGGCCCGCCGGCGTTGCGGTGTCAAGGGCCAAGGAAACAAAGCTAAACGCGGTAGGATGCGCGTCGACTGGCAACCTTGCATCTGCGACGGCCGCGCACGCGGCAAAGGCAGGCCTTCCCTGCTACATTTTTGCGCCTTCTGACATCGAGCACGTCAAGATAGCGCAGGCGCTTTCGTACGGTGCCGAGTTTGTCGCAGTTGAAGGCACGTACGACGACGCAAACAGGGTCGCATCAATAATCGGCGACTCCAAAGGCTACGGCATCGTCAACATCAACATGAGGCCCTACTACGTCGAAGGTTCAAAGACGCTTGCGTACGAGGTTGCAGAGCAGCTTGGATGGGAGGTGCCTGACAGGCTGGTGATACCTGTCGGCTCGGGCGCAATGCTCAACGCAATATGCAAGGGCTTTGAAGAGCTGCATGCGCTCGGGCTGATTGGAAGCGTCAAGAACCTGAAAATAGTGGCTGCGCAGCCGCACGGGTGCGCGCCGGTGGTCGACGCGTTCAAGCGCAACTCTGACGAGGTAATCCCTGTGGAAAGGCCGGAGACGATAGCCAAGAGCCTCGCAATCGGCGACCCGGGAGACGGCATTTACGTTCTAAAGCGATTGAAGCAGTACGGCGGCCTTGCGGAGGAAGTGGGCGACGAGGAGATAAGGGACGGAATCATGATGCTTGCGCAGTCAGAGGGCATATTCACAGAGCCGGCCGGCGGGGTT contains:
- the hisI gene encoding phosphoribosyl-AMP cyclohydrolase codes for the protein MNVKSANDVDFAKRGGVLPVIVQDRKTKDVLTLVYANREALENTIKTGNAWFWSTSRNKLWMKGEESGNVQPVHEILVDCDSDALLYIVDSDKPMCHTGDRTCFHNVLKQP
- a CDS encoding threonine synthase, which codes for MGSIKSLKCRECGKEYEPQFRYVCEECFGPLDVTYKEASSINRHTFDLREKTYWRYFELLPVADKANIVSLNAGLTPLQHADKLGERLGLKSLYIKNDSVNPTFSFKDRPAGVAVSRAKETKLNAVGCASTGNLASATAAHAAKAGLPCYIFAPSDIEHVKIAQALSYGAEFVAVEGTYDDANRVASIIGDSKGYGIVNINMRPYYVEGSKTLAYEVAEQLGWEVPDRLVIPVGSGAMLNAICKGFEELHALGLIGSVKNLKIVAAQPHGCAPVVDAFKRNSDEVIPVERPETIAKSLAIGDPGDGIYVLKRLKQYGGLAEEVGDEEIRDGIMMLAQSEGIFTEPAGGVSVGVLKKLVEEGRIDRDEKVVCYVTGNGLKATEAIIGVLPKLTAVKPDAAAVSAMIG